The Cryptomeria japonica chromosome 2, Sugi_1.0, whole genome shotgun sequence region TCGATGATTGTTGCTGACATGATCGACGTGTGAAGACGTTGGAACTGGTCGAAAACACGACGATGAATCTGTTCGAAACCCCTGTAGTATAACACGACATGTGACTACTATCAGCTTCTCAGCGACCTGCAACCTCTGGGCACCCCTTGACATCTACTTGCTTCTCTACAACCATtcctattgacattaatgacaataatgccaacacttCCACCAATCCTATTCTCCGGACGATCCTCCCATTTCCACATGATATCTCAAATCTGAACAAGAGCATATCCTTTGGGGAAAACAACTATGGATGTTTGATGCTAACCAATCCCCTGCCTTGGAAGCAGAGATGAATCTCCACCTTCCACGACACCTATCTCACGGATAAGATCTACCGAATAGTCACCTCCAACAAGAACTTCCTCCATTTTGCAATCCACACCTCGATTCGCTAGCATGTCAACAAATTTATTCCCTTCCCTAAATGTGTCTGCCAACGCATAATCTGATAGACCATCCAACCATTCTCTGATTACTTGAACCCATTGATCCAGTTTCTAGTTATCCATTCTTCCTTGATTAATTGCATTAATGCAAATCATCGAGTCGCCTTCTATTTCCACCCTTCTAAACCCATTCGACACACAAAGCTGCACACCTCTCCTCATCGCCTCCATTTCTGCATGATTATTGGTTAAGGTACCCAAGAATCCATACAAAGCCCATAGACATTGACCCCTATCATCCCTGATCAAGCAACCATAACTAGATTCTCATGGGTTACCTCTAGCAGCCCCATCGAAATTGAGTTTCACCCATCCCTCCTTCGGTGGCCTCCAACACACCTTCCTCCTATCTTTCTTTCCCCCCAATGTTAACCTGATCCTCTCAATAGATCCCAATTTTTCTGAATCTGAACATCCCATCTAGAGATATAACGAACCTTCTTACACTTCACTTTATTAACCACCACTTCACAAACTTTTTGTATCCTCTATAACATATTGTATCGACCTAGCTTGATGTCTAAACACTCAGaagttcctttccttccaaatcttTCATGCTAACATTGAGGGCCCCACAACCCAAATATCCCCCCATAGGGATTGTTTCCCCCACCTAGGCCATCCACTCAGAAAGTCAAACAACAATCTAGGCTTTATCGTAAGCAATCCTACTGACTCAAGGAACCAATCCCAATATTCGCTCGCAAATTCACATTCAAATGAGAGGTGATTGTCACTCTCTTCTTCCTTGGCCCATAACAGACAAATACTGGGCCCAGCTATTCCAATCTTTTTAAGCCTATCACCTGTGAGGATCCTATCATGAAGAGCGATCCACAAGAAAACACCTGCTCTGGGTGCTACTTTATTTCTCTAGCACAACTTAGCAGGCCATACCCCCTCAGATCTATTTTTTAACAATTCATAGCGAAGTTTGACAATGTACTTCCTTGAAGAAGCTGCACACCAAATGATCTCATCCTCTCTAGCTCCCACTACAACCATCCTCTCCCTTAATTTTGTAATAATCCTCTCCCGTTCATCTTCTCTCAAAATGCCCTCATCTTCTAGTTTCCAAATTGCCAGATCTCCTACCCTAATATAATTTTGGAAGTAGTCTGCCACTGCTCGTCCAACACATTCTTCCAAAGCCGCAACCTTCTCCTTATCAACTAACAAATCTTCCAACGCTACCCCTCCATTCCACGAATCCCTCCAAAATCTATCTCTCCTGCCATTTCCAACCTTCCATGAAAGATGGCCGGTTATAATTCCTCTACTTTCCCACAAGAACTTCCAAATTGAAGACCCTTTTGCAAAATTGGCAATCGTTAAAATCCTTTCCGGATCATCCATGTCCAAATATTTATATCTTGTGAGTTTGCACCATAACTTCTCCAGATGTTtaaacatcttccacataaacttaGCTCCTAATGCCAAATTCTGATTGAACATGTTGCACACACTAGCTCCTCCCTCAAGTTTATCCAAACAAACAGTATCCCAATTGATCAGTGGGATCCACTTAAATTCCTTAGAACCTgcccacaatttttttttgaaaataatttctATCTTATGCACTGATTCCTAGTTGATGttgaagcatgccatagagtataTTGGTATAGTCGATAACACCACTTTGAGCATCACAATCCGACCCACCTGCGACAACCAACTATTTTTCCAATTGGCAGCCTTCTCCCTACATTTTTTAACCAACTCCGTCCAGAATTTATTTTTGTTGCTCCCATCAAAAAGAGAGATCCCCAAGTATTTCACTGGGAAAGACCCGACTTTGAAGCCCAATATATCCACTATTTTCATTTGAATCCCTTTGCTAGAATTAAAGAACAATATCTCTGATTTATCTTTGTTCATATACTGACCTGAGGTTGTCGAATATAAATCCAAGGTCTCTTTGATAATCTGGGCTTCCCGTACCATGGCCTCCCCAAACAAGaaggtgtcatctgcaaattgagAGTGAGTGACAGGTTCCAATCCTTCATGAATGATCACCCCTCTCCACATTTGCCTCCTCCTATTAGCTTTGATCAACCAACTGAGAGCCTCCATCAACAACACAAATAAAAACGGGGAAATAGAGTCTCCTTGGCGAAGACCATTTTGAGATTCAAAGAAACCATATAAGGATCCATTAACCAAGATAGAGAGTCTAGGACCCACTATACAAGTACAAATAATACTATTCCATTCATCAGAGAAACCAAACCTACCAAgcactttaaatttttttttcccaagaaactctatcataagccttacaTCCAGTTTGATCGCCATACCTCTATATTTGTTAGCCTTGATAGAGTGATAGACCTCCAATGTCGGTATAATGCTATCTGCAATGTCTCTACCCGGAGTGAAACCATTTTGTTCTTCTGTCACCACATAAGGAAGAATCTTCTTCAGCCTATTTGCCAATGCTTTGGACAAAACCTTGCATATAGTGTTACACAAGGAAATAGGTCTAAAATCAGCCATAAACTTGCAATCACCCTTCTTTGGGATCAACACAATAATTGTATTATCTATGTTCTTAGCACATTTTTTACGAGCCCGAATGTCTTCTACCAGATTAAAGATATCTTCCCCCATGAAAGCCCAACATCTCTGATAAAAGCCAACCGGGAATCCATCAGGACTCGGAACTTTATTGGGATGAAGCTGGAAGATTGCCTCCTTAATCTCTTCCTGAGAAAACTTTGCATTGAACATCTCATTGTCCAAATTGGAGACTAGCTTAGGAATTTCTTCGGGCACTCTGTTTTGCTTCAACTTGTCCTTCGAAGAGGCATTACACATAACTGATTCAAAGAACCTGACCGCCTCAGCTCCAATTTCTTCATCCTTCAAACACCACTCCCCCCTTATGTTTCTAATCCTATCAATTTTGTTCATATTCCTCTGGTCTTTAACTGAAGCATGAAAATAACCTGTGTTCAGGTCCCCTTCCATGAGCCATGTCTCTCGAGCTTTGtccttccaatatatttcttctctcgCAAGCAATTCTAAAAGTTCAGACTTAAGATACTTTTCTGCTTTGAATTCCTTCTTTCCCATACCAAATGCAATAACTTTTTCATTAAGTCTTTCCAAATCTTCCTCAATCCGGTTCTTTTCTACGAATATGTTTTTGAAAGTGGATGTGTTCCACTctttcaatttcatcttcaaaaaacTCAGCCTACTTAGAAAGTGAAAACTAAGAGTATCTTTGAATTTGTTGCTCTCCTAACACCATCTCTCCAAATTAGGCATGAGAGAATCATCCCGCCACCACATTTTCTGAAATTTAAAATATCCTCTAGTTCTCCTATCACAAAGCTCAACTTTAAGAagaataggaaaatgatctgaaGCCGAGTATGGTAAAATTGAGGAGAAGAATGAAGCCTCCCTTTCCACCCATTCTTTGGAGATTAGGAATCGGTCCAACCCTTTAGAGATGCTGATAAAGCCAATTCTCTTATTCGTCCAAGTAAATTTCCCATTGTTTGGCTCAATATCACACAATTGAGAGGCTTGAACAAACTACCCAAACCCATCCATTTCTTTGCTACTCCTTATCAACCCACCAGCCTTCTCATTTAAATTAACTATTGCATTGAAGTCTCCTCCAACAATGACTTCCTTATAGTTGGCCTCACTCAGGATAGTCATCAAAGATTCCCAAAAATCTGCCTTTTTTTTTTTTCGGGTTGGTGGGCCCATATGCATTGATCAAGAGAAATGATGTATTGGATGCAATATGTCTTCCTAatcctgcaatccaatgatcactCTACTCTATGACCCTGAACTTGATAGATACCAGATTCCATAAAATCCCAATCCCTCCTGACTGACCACATGCCTCTTGGAAGACTCCATCCCACTCTCTACAATATTTCAAAAATCCCATCCCACTCTCCTGGCTAAACTTTATTTCTTACAACAAAATAATCTCCGGGAACTCCTTGCACAAGCAAGGTTTAACCAGCCTTCTCTTGTCAGAGGCCGAGAGACCCGACATTCCACGACAAGATCCTCATCTTCCTCTACCTCCCTTGGATGCCTTGAGAAAATCAAAAATACTTTACAAACCCTTCTGGATAGCgtcatcctctctcttttgcttgTTAGTTCCTACCCCTTCTCTTCTTAGAAATACCAATCTGGACCACCGTCGATTGGCTTAGACATCTTCTATCAATAATATCTAACAAATCCTCCCGAGACCTGTTATCTTCTGATAACCATAATTCTTCCGTCTCAGAATCATCCAATGCAACCGAAGCATCCTCACATTTATCCCCTACGTCCTGATTGACTTCGGGTACCCCTTCCTTCGAGCTTGATGGAAGGGCCTGTGCCTCCTCTATATCCAACCTACCCACTTCCGCTTGATCCTTGCTGGTTCTCCTACTCCCACCAGCAATCAATGCAGAGGAATCCGTAATCCCACCACCAATGTCTTTGTTGGGGGGATTGCTCAAGGATGGAGTGTGATTATCCCTCCCCTTGTCCATAGTAACTACCTCCGTCGGGGTAACTGTTTGGCCTAATTCAGGCTTATTCTTCCCCAAATACTTTTTGGAGTCCATCTTGTATTGATCCGATTCAAAGGCCTTGCATTCTTCCTAGGATCCCTCCTTTTGCTTCTAAATCTGGAGATATTGATCCTCCCAACCTCTACCTCATGGGCCCAAAGTCGTCCATTGACAATCAATCCTATCCTTCTTGGAACTTCCATGACAGCCGCAGTTTTCATTCTCGCGTATACATATTGATCTCCATCTGATATGACTTCATCTACTTCCATGAATGTGCCAAAAGACCTCCCTATCTTGTCTAGACATTCTTCATTCCAATATTCAATCGACAGGTTGTAAAGTCTAATCCATATCGGCGAATCATATGGCGAGCATTTGAAAGGATTAAAATTCAGGGACCAAGGTTGAATATACAAAGGACAATCTTCGATCATCCATACGCCTCCATGAAGCACTTTGTTTCTATTTTCTTCTAATGCAAATACCACTGTGAAGAAGTTCTTGGGCAGGAATTTGACAATACAATCCATTTTCCAATTGCCCTCATTCCATGATTTGATGGCTACCTTGGTTCTTCTCTTGCCGATAATTTTGCAGATAATGGCCCGAGTTTCCATCAATATTCTATCATCCTCAACTTCCTCCGAAACATCAATGGAAGGAAACAAAATTGTTTCATTGTCTTCCTCCGAGCTTCTTTCAACTTTCTTTGTCGAAACCCCTTGTCTCCCGCCATCGCATTGCAACTTCTCCATCCAAGTCAAGAAATCAAACCTTCGGATTCAAACTTTCTTTAGTTGAATGACGATATTGACTAATCTTGAGACCAGGTAGCCCATCAATGAATAAATTAGCCTCACAAAAACAATGAAGAagataatttattgaaaagatCGCATGTCCTTATATATCAATCATGAGTTTCCTTCCACCACTAACTCTCACTCCCTTTTTTCCACACTAACCTCAACCTTTCACAAAGAGCTTGCACTTCATCTTGATTATTCATTCATGGAAGAAAAAAGGAACTTTTAATAATGAAAGTTATATTAGAGTCTCAAATAACACTTGATCATTATGTGCATTACTCAAATTTCCATAGGCAATGCCATCAAAGTTCAATATTTAAACCTACAAATACTAATTTGTAGGGGGTTTCTTTTATTTTTGACTATGTCTTCTCCCCATTATCTCTTACACATTAATGAGCATAATTTATAAAAGACTAGCTCCATTTCTTAAATACTATTTTTGAGTGATTTAGAGAATCCATATATATGCATTGTTATACCACTTCTACAATCAATAACTCATTTTGAATCCAACATTTCTACCAAGAAATGTCCTTATTCTTTagctttttctcattttttaaccAAGCATCttacattgaaaaaaaaaatggttgaATTCCATCATGGTCACATTCTCCTAACACAAAATGACCAACATAAAAGCAACCCTCAAATTGTAGTACACATATTCTAGGATAAGCCAAGGTACAAACTACTCCAAATagtttgtttttttgttgttaaaAATTAACTTGCTACAATATTGAAAATCAACTAGGTTAATGCATGAGTTTAAAAGTAAAGCTAGGTATGTTGAATATATTAGTTTTTAATAATAATCTTTGGAAAAATAACTCTAAGTATAAAAGTAAAACTAGCTACATATTGTGGTTGTTTGCAACATCTTTTGAAAAGATGATTTGTTTAGGTGAAGATAAATAAGGTATATACATGAGTTTAAAAATTAAACTAGttacatatattattttttttgctACAACTTTTGGAAAGATAATTCTTTTTTAAGGACTTGTAGCATTAATGACaatgttttaaaaaattattacaTTGGCAGGTTAGTCAAGAGAAATGTTTATGGGTCATGGAATATATATTGGTCCTTTCTCATCTCGCAATATTTGGGATTATTGGGGTAAGCTTCAATCTCTATGTCTGTTATGTTTTCATATATAATAAATAAGATAGATTATTTTCTCTACTAGTCATACATAATCTTCTTGTGTATTTCTTACTTCATCTATGCTCTGCTATTAACAGGAGAAACTGAAATCTTCTAATAAGTAAAAATTGAATAACATTTGGGTTGACAATAATCTATAATAAACTTGTATATCACTTAAGAATATACTAATATAAATATAATGTAGATGAGAGAcaatatgcaatatattattttGTTACATCTATTTAATATTGGTGTGTTTAATATTGAAGCATTGATAACTTTGTGTGTAGATCTTCATAAGGTTTGCATTACAAATCTTATTTGGTCCAGATGTGGCAAATGTGACAAATAAATATAGTGctctttatcttgatcttccttCAAATATGGTAAGTAACTTCTTTATTTTTTCTCCTTTAAAAGATTATAATACATATATATCTTGTagatgatatttttaaaaattgttaAGGACTAATAATTATtgtaaatgttttgattttttattagttaCTTTGTGATGGTAGGTTGGAAGCTTTTTCATGGGATGGGTTGGAGTTGTATTCAAAAAGAAGATTTCTATTTTCTCAGAAGCATTAGCTATTGGACTATCAACAGGATTGATGGGAAGCATTACTACTTTTACATCTTGGATTCAAGAAATAGTAAACTTAACAACTAAAGGATATTGGGTACATGGAATTATTGGTCTTCTTTTAGGTATGATATGCAATTGATATAAGCTTTACATTATGTAGATTTGAATTGACTTCATCTTCGCATTGTTTTTTTCATAAACTATTATTTGTTTGTTATATATGCATTTCTTAGGGATTTTTTATGATTTCTTGAACAAAAACAATCTAATGATTAGATTTTTACCATATAATAAAATGTTTGGAAAATGACAGGAATGGAATTGGCCCAAATGTCACTTACTTTGGGGATTGAATCTACTAAGTTGATTGCATATGTTCATAGTAAAATCAAGAAGCAACAAGTAGCCTTCACATGGATCTCATCCTTTGAATACAATCAATACAGCTTATTTGGTTTTATCATGCTTATGTTCATAATTGGAATACTATGGGGAGGAAGCCTTGTTTTATCAGTTTTTGATTTCACATCCCACCATAAGACAAAATTATGGATGGCTTGTCTAGTTGGACCATTTGGAGTATGGATAAGATGGTATATGGCACGTCTCAATGGACAAGGAATTGGAGCACAAAAGCGCTTAAAGTGGCTACCAATGGGAACATTACTTACAAATCTCATAGCAAGCATCATTATGGCTACATTATCAACAATTCATCTAGTGGTACAACATTTTGTTAAAATTATTTcctataataatttaaatttttctaTCTACTATATCATTGCATTAAACTCAATTTCCTTATTGCAGGTTAAGGATGATAATAGAAAAAATGTGTTAGAAGGCTTTGAACTTGGGTTTTTAGGGTGCTTGAGTACCGTGTCTACATTTGTTGTAGAAGTTCGAGCCTTGCATCAAAGTAGCCAGTCTTGGAGGGCTTATGCATACATATTATTATCATTGTTTCCAGCATTTATTTTTGGAACTTTAATATACTCAATACCAGTATGGACAAAAGGATACTCTCAAACATGAAATATTAAATTCCAACAATTTTGTTACAAAATTTCTCCCCCATGAATCTTTTTTAtcaataaaaatttaaattcaatggtttatttaattgatttattaatttattaaaggaattttaatatattttacaaACTAACTAATTATTTTACTATATTAAAAAGAGAGCATATATTTTAGATATCTTGTAAAAAGATTGTACATATCCacttgtcttgtatgttgaattaTTATGAAAGGACATTCATTGAAGAGGCTTAAATAAACATACAATGTTTAGTACATTCAAGAATTTAAGGAATTTCTATTATATACGTCTTATATCCTATTTCATATTTTCAACTAAAAAATATCCCTTATAATTATTTTCATGAGATATTTTCATGAGATAGTATAAAAGTATATATTTAAAAAGCAACACTTCTAAAattgagctaaaattgagcatgtgAGGTATAaaattagaatatttaaaattaaatctaTGTTACAATTCTAGTTTTACTTTACTAAAATGACAAaaattagaatatttaaaattaaatttatgttaCAATTCTAGTTTTACTTTACTAAAATGACAAAGTAAATTGACGAGCTATTTTATTTTAAGATAGCATAGACTAACAATACAAAACATTACCAACAAAATGAATGGTCTTGTAAAATTGAATACTACCAAGAACTAGGATTTATCATTTGAGATCTCTTGTTGATGACAAGCGATTTTCACAACTAGAACAAAAATGAACCAATTCTACCTTCAAAGATGACAGGAACTTTAGGAACTAAAACAGAGCAACTAATTGAATGCAGAACATTAGCACACACACATAGTTGGAAACAACCAACAATTTAGGAAAAAAACGTCATCTTACTTCTACCTTACAAAGTGAGATGGTTATAAAACACTGCCAAAAATCCACACTTTTCTCTCGCATAGTCGAGTTTGTTCGGGCTGATACTTTAAAGAGTCAAAGATTGCTTTATGTCGTCTATGTCCACGAGCTTTTTGAATCGTTTTGCCTTGGCACTAATT contains the following coding sequences:
- the LOC131044344 gene encoding fluoride export protein 1, translated to MESTIVEEIDESERAVEAGDDGGRRSLQGSARYEINENAIEMGLNGVGVMPNDAFINSYPHGDPTWTATFLVSPLPSDIIAPPLSNHSSMVLKEEDADKRQHHQHSQKQVSQEKCLWVMEYILVLSHLAIFGIIGIFIRFALQILFGPDVANVTNKYSALYLDLPSNMVGSFFMGWVGVVFKKKISIFSEALAIGLSTGLMGSITTFTSWIQEIVNLTTKGYWVHGIIGLLLGMELAQMSLTLGIESTKLIAYVHSKIKKQQVAFTWISSFEYNQYSLFGFIMLMFIIGILWGGSLVLSVFDFTSHHKTKLWMACLVGPFGVWIRWYMARLNGQGIGAQKRLKWLPMGTLLTNLIASIIMATLSTIHLVVKDDNRKNVLEGFELGFLGCLSTVSTFVVEVRALHQSSQSWRAYAYILLSLFPAFIFGTLIYSIPVWTKGYSQT